The Algoriphagus halophilus sequence TATCCTTGTAATCCATATTTTCTCCAGCCATCCCCCAAATGAAGGTATAATTGGAAGTCCCTGCGCCACTGTGGATTGACCAAGGCGGTGAAATGATTGCTTGATGGTTCTTTAACCAAATATGTCTTGTTTCGTCTGCTTGCCCCATAAAGTGAGAGACCACATTTTCCTCGCTTAAGTCAAAATAAAAATAGGCTTCCATTCTTCTGTCATGGGTATGTGCAGGCATGGTATTCCAAACGGACCCTGGCTTTAATTCTGTCATTCCCATTTGAAGTTGGCAGGTTTCCAGAACTGAATTGACTAACAGTTTGTAGATGGTTCGATGATTGGAATTTTCAAGGGAGCCAAGGGTCACCACCTCAGCATCTTTTCTGGTGATTTTTCGAGTTGGGTACTCCTGATGGGCAGGAGCAGAATTAAAGTATAAGTAGGTGTCTCCCGATGGAGAAGGGTGAAAAATAACTTCTTTCACTCCTTTTCCAATGTATAATGCTTCTTTATGGTCCAGTTCTAAGGACGCTCCATCGATATCTATTTTGGTCTTTGCCCCGATATTTATAATTCCTATTTCTCTTCGATCTAGGAAATTCTCCGCTTTTAATTGATCCACTGCTTCTAATTGGACAGGGGAATGAACCGGATGAATACCTCCCACAATTAGACGATCCTCCAAGGTGTAAACTCCTGAGATTTTATCAGCCTTGAATAAATCTTCGATTAAAAATTTATCTCTGATTTCTGAAGTTGGGTAGCTTTTGAAATCTTCTGGGTGGGAAGAGTAT is a genomic window containing:
- the kduI gene encoding 5-dehydro-4-deoxy-D-glucuronate isomerase, producing the protein MNTEITTRYSSHPEDFKSYPTSEIRDKFLIEDLFKADKISGVYTLEDRLIVGGIHPVHSPVQLEAVDQLKAENFLDRREIGIINIGAKTKIDIDGASLELDHKEALYIGKGVKEVIFHPSPSGDTYLYFNSAPAHQEYPTRKITRKDAEVVTLGSLENSNHRTIYKLLVNSVLETCQLQMGMTELKPGSVWNTMPAHTHDRRMEAYFYFDLSEENVVSHFMGQADETRHIWLKNHQAIISPPWSIHSGAGTSNYTFIWGMAGENMDYKDMDGIKPVDLK